Proteins from one Leptonema illini DSM 21528 genomic window:
- a CDS encoding DUF2442 domain-containing protein: MVHLELSDGRLLAFPADRFRLLKNATEEQLARISIRLNGAALRWEELDEDLTVQGILDGRFQLPL, translated from the coding sequence ATGGTTCATCTCGAGCTATCGGACGGCCGATTGCTTGCCTTTCCTGCTGATCGCTTCCGCCTTTTGAAAAACGCAACAGAAGAACAGCTTGCTCGCATCTCGATTCGCCTGAACGGAGCAGCCCTTCGCTGGGAAGAGCTCGACGAAGACCTGACGGTTCAGGGAATTCTTGACGGGCGCTTTCAGCTGCCGTTGTAG
- a CDS encoding DUF4160 domain-containing protein — MHIGPFRFHFYSNEGEEPAHIHVTRDDVECKFWLDPVVLARNSGLKAYEIRTIERLVFEHQALLIGKYNEFHGRESSFRGHYSACMDRGADGSSRAIGRPIACLSC, encoded by the coding sequence ATGCACATTGGTCCGTTCCGCTTTCATTTTTATTCGAACGAAGGCGAAGAACCCGCCCATATTCATGTCACGAGAGATGACGTTGAGTGCAAATTCTGGCTCGATCCGGTTGTTCTGGCCAGGAACTCCGGATTAAAAGCATACGAAATCCGAACAATAGAAAGACTTGTCTTTGAGCATCAGGCCCTTCTGATTGGTAAATACAATGAGTTCCACGGTCGGGAAAGTTCATTCCGAGGCCATTACTCTGCGTGCATGGACAGAGGGGCGGATGGTTCATCTCGAGCTATCGGACGGCCGATTGCTTGCCTTTCCTGCTGA
- a CDS encoding VanZ family protein yields MDTSFRTLSAVLFIGSPISFSVALIVFIWHRIWNRFAIVPLLAPLLYACAIYATTLFGSEQAGSLLQSEHNVASYLLFLIVTGTVLGLWITARLPENSRFYSLIVPAHMAVLAMPALVFVGQDGQGKANVIHAMWAFPLGLGFSSGLHRRFGILVSFIAALSLASVDEAIQIFVPERVFDIHDIWLNLAAASLGYALGIIRQIDGEPLYSAILERFRKLCNS; encoded by the coding sequence ATGGATACAAGCTTTCGAACGCTGTCGGCCGTACTATTCATCGGATCACCGATATCATTCAGCGTTGCCTTAATTGTCTTCATCTGGCATCGTATCTGGAACAGGTTCGCTATTGTGCCGCTTCTGGCGCCTCTTCTCTATGCCTGCGCGATCTATGCAACTACTCTGTTTGGGTCAGAACAAGCTGGTTCTCTCCTTCAAAGCGAACATAACGTTGCGAGCTACCTGTTATTTCTCATCGTTACCGGAACGGTCCTGGGACTATGGATAACGGCCCGGCTTCCAGAGAATTCTCGATTCTATTCCCTGATCGTTCCAGCGCACATGGCAGTTCTGGCCATGCCAGCGTTAGTATTTGTCGGCCAGGACGGACAGGGCAAGGCCAATGTAATACATGCTATGTGGGCTTTTCCACTCGGTCTGGGTTTTTCTTCAGGGCTGCATCGAAGATTTGGAATCCTGGTATCCTTCATAGCAGCTCTTTCACTGGCTTCCGTCGATGAGGCCATTCAGATTTTCGTACCGGAGCGTGTATTCGACATTCATGACATCTGGTTAAACCTTGCAGCCGCATCGCTCGGATATGCGCTGGGTATCATCCGACAAATTGATGGAGAACCTCTTTACAGTGCTATTCTCGAAAGGTTCAGGAAACTGTGCAATTCATGA
- a CDS encoding iron-containing alcohol dehydrogenase: MQSFEWVDFQFPTRTYVQRNSTHNMGTLIRDLGERPFVFSIQEEIRSEDEYQILLTGLKKQMSGCIIYDEFHSLPSYDQMDSASYFLRRSGADIIIAIGGRHTFQVARSLAMLARNEVYAGELKQKRFPLKKAPMPVVCIPTGLTIGEESSPDMFGYDSSTGDFFYHRDHRLYPEAILVDPNLVSNPSRNELVRQGMAVIAASVESILSRKSNEITGSLSLKAIELVVRSINTLMTDQANQGARYNLAVASVVCGMAASSTALGLSYSIAQSVHLVTGMDFYSALNILLPHVMEYNLTSSASKYVQIARALEQDIHDISIIEAAIKAVEGVRKLYLDLNVAQRLSDFEIAKSTLGEIAELAAEYPLIKNTPRDMERNEIETILITAY; the protein is encoded by the coding sequence GTGCAATCCTTTGAATGGGTCGATTTTCAGTTTCCGACGCGGACCTACGTGCAGCGGAATTCCACACATAACATGGGCACCCTGATTCGCGATCTGGGCGAGCGTCCCTTCGTCTTCAGTATTCAGGAAGAGATCCGCTCTGAAGATGAATACCAGATCCTGCTTACCGGCCTCAAGAAGCAGATGTCGGGCTGCATCATCTATGATGAATTCCATTCGCTGCCCTCGTACGATCAGATGGATTCGGCCTCTTACTTTCTGCGACGCAGCGGCGCCGACATCATCATCGCCATCGGCGGACGCCATACGTTTCAGGTCGCCCGTTCGCTGGCCATGCTTGCCCGCAACGAGGTTTATGCCGGCGAATTGAAACAGAAACGCTTTCCGCTGAAAAAGGCGCCGATGCCCGTGGTCTGTATTCCCACCGGATTGACCATCGGCGAAGAGAGCTCGCCCGATATGTTCGGCTACGATAGCAGCACGGGCGATTTCTTTTATCACAGAGATCACAGGTTGTATCCCGAGGCCATTCTGGTGGATCCGAACCTCGTTTCCAATCCGTCGCGAAACGAGCTCGTGCGTCAGGGTATGGCCGTCATCGCCGCCTCAGTCGAATCCATCCTCTCGCGCAAATCCAACGAGATTACGGGCTCACTTTCGCTGAAGGCCATCGAGCTTGTCGTGCGTTCGATCAATACGCTGATGACCGATCAGGCGAATCAGGGGGCCAGGTATAACCTCGCCGTCGCCTCCGTCGTCTGCGGTATGGCTGCATCAAGCACGGCGCTTGGCCTGAGCTACAGCATCGCACAGTCCGTTCATCTCGTGACGGGCATGGATTTTTATAGCGCCCTCAATATTCTTCTGCCGCATGTGATGGAGTATAACCTCACCAGCTCGGCGTCAAAATACGTGCAGATCGCCCGGGCGCTTGAGCAGGACATCCACGACATCTCAATCATCGAAGCGGCCATCAAGGCCGTCGAAGGCGTGCGCAAGCTCTACCTTGACCTGAACGTAGCACAGCGCCTGTCGGATTTCGAGATCGCCAAATCCACACTGGGCGAGATCGCCGAGCTTGCCGCCGAGTATCCGCTTATCAAGAACACTCCTCGTGATATGGAGCGCAACGAGATCGAGACGATTCTGATTACGGCGTATTGA
- the rsmG gene encoding 16S rRNA (guanine(527)-N(7))-methyltransferase RsmG: MKEIDQDRMAADLRSAGIHLKKDALDRLWSFHRILRERNRELNLTRLYSYETMVRKHYVDCLLVTELLSKSGLRLEGPVMDLGSGGGFPGMPLAIESPDTAWYLVEGRENRCAYLKETAAELGLSNVTVYWRKLQPTDAVSVRAVITRAVEGMTGTAERVSGSLEKGGLLLFMKGPHCDDEIREMQAEPYELVLDEHYTLPGSERDRRRLVVFRRTSEPGRGRRLYPYGETAEQWKHALHITSAENVRYKSLKKIMQGGARSIMKEGQTLVYGRRVVDEVLNETPENVEAVLFEERSVKKGLADDAMTDIAREERLPAGMDLLVLSGPLIDGLGLKGFEPPYLLYKVNPIIQWDASALTEPTLFLPLGDPENMGLALRSALAFGFKEIILLEEAASPYLPTVIRASSGASLRLNYRRGPSILKLANVLGEMRAGLPGGGPGKALEAPIFYLDRDGQALPEQSRPATAFGLIVGEEGRGIPDSLRELAEQGAVKALSIPMSEEIESLNAAVSLSIAMYQLTLTR, translated from the coding sequence ATGAAAGAGATCGATCAGGATCGGATGGCTGCGGATCTACGCTCGGCCGGCATCCATTTAAAGAAAGATGCCCTTGATCGACTCTGGTCCTTTCATCGCATTCTACGCGAGCGCAACCGCGAGCTCAATCTCACGCGGCTTTATAGCTACGAGACGATGGTGCGCAAGCATTACGTCGACTGCCTGCTTGTAACCGAGCTGCTTTCAAAAAGCGGCCTGCGGCTTGAGGGCCCCGTCATGGATCTGGGATCAGGCGGCGGCTTTCCAGGAATGCCTCTGGCCATCGAATCGCCCGATACGGCCTGGTATCTTGTAGAAGGCCGCGAGAACCGCTGTGCTTATTTAAAAGAAACGGCGGCCGAGCTTGGCCTCTCGAACGTCACCGTCTACTGGCGCAAGCTGCAACCCACCGACGCCGTATCTGTGCGTGCCGTCATCACGCGAGCCGTCGAAGGCATGACGGGCACGGCTGAGCGCGTCAGCGGATCTCTCGAAAAAGGCGGATTGCTTCTGTTTATGAAGGGCCCTCACTGCGACGACGAGATCCGGGAGATGCAGGCAGAGCCCTATGAGCTTGTGCTCGATGAGCATTATACGCTACCCGGATCGGAGCGCGATCGACGTCGCCTTGTCGTCTTCAGGCGCACGTCCGAGCCGGGGCGCGGGCGCAGGCTCTATCCCTATGGCGAGACGGCCGAGCAGTGGAAGCATGCACTGCATATCACGTCGGCCGAGAACGTGCGTTATAAATCGCTGAAGAAGATCATGCAGGGCGGAGCGCGCTCCATCATGAAAGAAGGGCAGACACTCGTCTACGGGCGACGCGTCGTCGATGAGGTGCTGAACGAGACGCCCGAAAACGTCGAGGCCGTGCTGTTCGAAGAGCGGTCTGTGAAGAAAGGCCTTGCCGACGATGCCATGACCGACATTGCCCGGGAGGAGCGGCTTCCGGCTGGCATGGATCTGCTTGTGCTTTCCGGTCCGCTGATCGACGGCCTCGGTCTGAAGGGCTTCGAGCCGCCCTATCTGCTCTACAAGGTGAATCCCATTATACAGTGGGATGCCTCTGCGCTGACCGAGCCCACGCTCTTTCTGCCGCTGGGCGATCCCGAGAACATGGGCCTTGCCTTGCGCTCCGCACTTGCCTTCGGATTCAAAGAGATCATTCTTCTTGAAGAAGCGGCCTCTCCGTACCTGCCCACCGTCATCAGGGCGTCGTCCGGAGCCTCGCTGCGTCTGAACTATCGCCGCGGGCCGTCTATACTCAAGCTTGCTAACGTACTGGGCGAAATGCGTGCCGGCTTACCGGGCGGTGGGCCGGGAAAGGCTCTTGAAGCTCCGATCTTCTATCTCGATCGTGACGGGCAGGCGTTGCCCGAGCAGAGTCGGCCGGCGACCGCCTTTGGTCTGATCGTCGGCGAAGAGGGCAGGGGCATACCCGATTCCCTGCGCGAGCTCGCCGAGCAGGGAGCTGTGAAGGCGCTGAGCATCCCCATGTCAGAAGAGATCGAAAGCCTGAACGCCGCCGTCAGCCTGTCGATTGCCATGTATCAGCTCACGCTGACACGTTAG
- a CDS encoding TetR/AcrR family transcriptional regulator: protein MQTTVFQRYAEEDLSEFSVRDIKYARARLGLLDALLEELQHSPIHQIRVRDLCRRAEVSESAFFNYYPQKDDLLFLFVRLWSIDAALFNRSTPSGLEMLRGFYNYTGRIAEQHPYLMKELLSYQARADIPGRAQFVPPLRPCEKVMVFGRVPGMEDISDLGIRGLIQLGLTDAIRQGELPAMDLEQAMISVGSVFFGVAGLLASRDFQGLPEAYARSLRIVFSGLGAGS, encoded by the coding sequence ATGCAGACGACCGTCTTCCAGCGTTACGCCGAAGAAGACCTGTCGGAGTTCTCGGTCCGCGATATCAAGTATGCCCGCGCCCGGCTCGGTCTGCTGGACGCACTGCTCGAAGAACTACAGCACTCTCCGATTCATCAGATTCGCGTGAGAGATCTTTGCCGGCGGGCCGAGGTGAGCGAATCGGCTTTCTTCAATTATTATCCACAGAAAGACGATCTGCTTTTCTTATTCGTGCGGCTCTGGAGCATCGACGCCGCTCTATTCAATCGCAGCACCCCTTCAGGGCTGGAGATGCTGCGAGGTTTCTATAATTATACCGGTCGCATCGCCGAGCAGCATCCCTATCTGATGAAAGAGCTTCTCTCGTATCAGGCGCGGGCCGATATTCCAGGCCGGGCTCAGTTTGTTCCGCCTCTTCGTCCCTGTGAGAAGGTGATGGTTTTCGGTCGTGTTCCGGGTATGGAAGACATCTCAGATCTCGGCATCCGCGGCTTGATACAGCTCGGTCTGACCGATGCGATCAGGCAGGGCGAGCTGCCTGCTATGGATCTGGAGCAGGCGATGATCTCGGTGGGCAGTGTTTTCTTCGGAGTCGCCGGCCTTCTGGCGTCGCGTGATTTTCAAGGCCTTCCTGAGGCCTATGCTCGCTCGTTACGGATCGTCTTTTCGGGTCTGGGCGCCGGGTCGTAA
- a CDS encoding DUF6125 family protein, with translation MKEGKSEKPIRQLEEIEKEEIRDLLNAGWMTHDAMWFSHCVAEFGIEQTNRINRAAVRSMAAIEAKRIKKLLGMRTVESYDEIRHFVTTGFGLIRGSFMRFEFDFPGDNLFVWNVPRCFAHDGVKRLGQIERYECGIVERIIGWFEALGIGYSIDPAPNGCLMHRQGKCEMIIRLQAS, from the coding sequence ATGAAAGAGGGAAAATCAGAAAAGCCGATCAGGCAGCTCGAAGAGATCGAAAAAGAAGAGATCAGAGACCTTTTGAATGCTGGCTGGATGACGCATGATGCGATGTGGTTCAGCCATTGCGTTGCGGAATTCGGAATCGAACAGACAAATCGCATCAACAGAGCGGCCGTTCGCTCCATGGCTGCCATCGAGGCAAAGCGCATTAAGAAGCTGCTTGGTATGCGCACGGTTGAGAGTTACGATGAGATCCGGCATTTCGTTACGACGGGTTTTGGGCTCATTCGAGGCAGCTTCATGCGCTTCGAGTTTGATTTTCCGGGGGACAACCTCTTTGTATGGAATGTACCGCGATGCTTTGCTCATGACGGGGTGAAACGGCTGGGGCAGATTGAGAGGTACGAATGCGGTATCGTCGAGCGCATTATCGGTTGGTTCGAGGCCCTGGGCATCGGCTACTCTATTGATCCGGCTCCAAATGGCTGCCTGATGCACCGACAGGGAAAATGTGAGATGATCATCCGCCTGCAGGCTTCTTGA
- a CDS encoding FecR family protein, protein MMDFMMKKGWMALLVSFALLAYCGNKEQKAVVEGSAPVARLTITKGDVKVVEGETVRTAAAGQVLTAGQLIRTGAEAMAEIFVKDQGIVRLSANTEFALKRVDAEGVELDQKSGKSTVFLKRLKQDSEFTINTPTSVAAVRGTSFMVDVKSKTESTFALYDGAIEVKNGKGQSVVLDGRGELSVTDKGDISKEAIRPLSKESLEHLKKMAVFQKTQIEEYNSFIDDLKETDAIKMTREEGDVNEQVANIKDRPSSQDNTGKASTTDENMIRRNTEKDPLKIQPQKTFK, encoded by the coding sequence ATGATGGATTTTATGATGAAAAAAGGCTGGATGGCGTTGCTTGTAAGTTTCGCCCTGCTGGCCTACTGTGGCAATAAAGAGCAAAAGGCCGTTGTCGAAGGTTCTGCCCCTGTTGCACGCCTGACGATTACAAAAGGCGACGTAAAGGTTGTTGAGGGCGAAACGGTGCGCACCGCTGCTGCCGGTCAGGTCCTCACAGCAGGGCAGCTGATTCGTACGGGAGCCGAGGCGATGGCAGAGATCTTCGTCAAAGATCAGGGCATTGTGCGTCTCAGCGCCAATACGGAATTCGCCCTGAAGCGTGTTGATGCAGAGGGCGTTGAGCTCGATCAGAAGTCCGGCAAGTCGACGGTCTTTCTCAAAAGGCTGAAGCAGGATTCTGAGTTCACGATCAACACGCCGACCTCGGTCGCTGCCGTTCGTGGAACGAGCTTCATGGTAGACGTAAAAAGCAAGACCGAGTCCACGTTTGCGCTGTATGATGGTGCGATTGAGGTGAAGAACGGCAAAGGTCAATCCGTCGTTCTTGACGGCAGGGGTGAGCTTTCGGTCACCGATAAGGGCGATATCTCAAAAGAGGCCATCCGACCGCTTTCGAAGGAATCGCTGGAGCATCTGAAAAAGATGGCCGTATTCCAGAAGACCCAGATCGAGGAATACAACAGCTTCATTGATGATCTTAAAGAGACCGATGCAATCAAGATGACCCGCGAAGAAGGCGATGTAAATGAGCAGGTCGCAAACATCAAGGATCGTCCTTCGTCTCAGGATAACACCGGAAAGGCATCGACCACCGATGAGAATATGATCCGACGCAATACAGAGAAGGATCCGCTGAAGATTCAGCCTCAGAAGACCTTCAAGTAA
- a CDS encoding CapA family protein, producing MPQSQQQNPEVSEADKKPTAEAVQPIVESAPLPPATEEQSGPVRLLFAGDTHFLWGVRDQQSRRGLLSPVEKIRPLFLGADYRVINLETVVGPDGKSVNHKTYIFRSDPENLSVLKHLEVQGLFLANNHTFDLGLPGIEQTVTHVAAAGLSYSGIGKNEAEAIKPFISEVQGLRIAFFSISTVGRYDTFAAATRPGTAHPSPAFFAELRRARSKADFVVVGVHWGNEYELFPNNEQRDLARKLVRDGADAVIGHHPHVPQGTEFINGRPVVYSLGNFLFGSANYQQTHNLIAVLRIDRKTKRAIAVELHPITGRYRSDGYVIDMPREEERTAFWEEVYLLCQKLNPAQNIVFEDGLRRMVITP from the coding sequence GTGCCACAGTCTCAGCAGCAGAACCCGGAAGTCAGCGAAGCCGATAAGAAGCCGACAGCGGAGGCCGTGCAGCCGATTGTTGAGTCCGCTCCGTTACCGCCGGCGACTGAAGAGCAGAGTGGGCCGGTCCGGCTGCTCTTTGCAGGCGACACGCATTTTCTCTGGGGCGTGCGTGATCAGCAAAGTCGGCGCGGTCTGCTTTCGCCGGTAGAGAAGATACGTCCGCTCTTTCTGGGCGCCGACTATCGCGTCATCAACCTCGAAACCGTCGTTGGTCCCGATGGAAAGAGCGTTAACCATAAGACTTATATATTCAGATCAGACCCGGAGAACCTGTCCGTGCTGAAGCATCTTGAAGTTCAGGGGCTCTTTCTTGCGAACAATCATACGTTTGATCTGGGCCTTCCCGGTATCGAGCAAACGGTAACGCATGTTGCGGCGGCAGGGCTGTCGTATTCGGGGATCGGCAAGAACGAGGCCGAGGCGATCAAGCCCTTTATTAGCGAGGTGCAGGGCCTGCGCATCGCATTCTTTTCGATTTCGACGGTAGGCCGCTACGATACCTTTGCGGCGGCGACAAGGCCTGGAACAGCACACCCTTCGCCCGCTTTTTTCGCCGAGCTGCGACGTGCTCGCAGTAAAGCCGACTTTGTCGTAGTGGGTGTTCACTGGGGCAACGAATACGAGCTGTTCCCCAATAACGAGCAGCGTGATCTGGCGCGCAAGCTTGTACGTGACGGCGCCGATGCCGTCATCGGTCACCATCCGCACGTGCCACAGGGAACGGAGTTTATCAATGGCCGGCCGGTCGTTTATTCTCTTGGAAATTTTCTTTTCGGTTCGGCAAACTATCAACAGACGCATAACCTGATCGCCGTTTTGCGAATCGACCGGAAGACAAAGCGGGCAATCGCGGTGGAGCTGCATCCTATCACGGGCAGATATCGAAGCGACGGATATGTCATCGACATGCCCCGCGAAGAAGAACGCACCGCGTTCTGGGAAGAGGTCTACCTGCTCTGCCAGAAGCTGAACCCGGCGCAGAACATCGTCTTTGAAGACGGCCTTCGGCGCATGGTGATTACCCCGTGA
- a CDS encoding tetratricopeptide repeat protein, with product MISLSSALLASTMAVSTLLPGFFSEWKTVQSAAFEAAKEPQKPIDANKLFDEKALEKANQRLKIRDLTSAITREFFLKNFRKGEALLTELKALNPTNGIDLYFQSILEFEKGNFATSIFMLEECLKKNNELDPAWNMLGYLYSRSGDQERALKAFEKAIAFEPYHPVYRYNHARALWLTGSFSAALDETKRVLDLRDNMPEAYFLAGLILEDMKREKEALPYYRLAEERGLSEDDFYVHYFRLGLKLDSSADLLRLLEKTRQSKNPDLIRMQATIRMNAGEFQRALEFNLQLLSNGHYVEEDLARTGELLCRTGTGMSGLQGTKLNDAAISRIRVGFEKCEGTRRKGPDVRDPVLQPAL from the coding sequence ATGATCTCTCTTTCTTCTGCCTTACTGGCCTCGACGATGGCCGTTTCTACTCTGCTTCCAGGATTCTTCAGCGAATGGAAAACGGTTCAGAGCGCCGCATTCGAAGCGGCAAAAGAACCGCAGAAGCCCATCGATGCAAACAAACTCTTTGATGAGAAGGCTCTTGAAAAGGCCAACCAGCGTTTGAAGATCAGAGACCTGACATCCGCAATCACACGTGAGTTTTTTCTCAAAAACTTTCGTAAAGGCGAGGCGCTACTCACCGAATTGAAGGCGTTGAACCCCACAAACGGAATCGATCTCTATTTCCAATCTATCCTCGAGTTCGAGAAAGGCAACTTTGCCACATCCATCTTCATGCTTGAAGAATGCCTCAAAAAAAACAACGAGCTTGATCCGGCGTGGAACATGCTCGGCTATCTCTATTCAAGATCTGGCGATCAGGAGCGAGCGCTGAAGGCCTTCGAAAAGGCCATCGCCTTCGAACCCTATCATCCCGTGTACCGATACAATCATGCCCGCGCCCTCTGGCTTACGGGCTCGTTCTCGGCCGCCCTTGACGAAACGAAAAGAGTCCTTGATCTGCGCGACAACATGCCCGAGGCCTACTTTCTGGCCGGGCTCATCCTTGAAGATATGAAGCGCGAAAAAGAGGCCCTGCCCTATTACCGCCTCGCTGAAGAGCGCGGCCTCAGTGAAGACGATTTCTACGTTCATTACTTTCGCCTCGGTCTGAAGCTTGATAGTAGCGCTGATCTGCTGCGCCTGCTTGAGAAAACCCGCCAGTCGAAGAACCCCGATCTCATCCGCATGCAGGCGACCATTCGCATGAACGCCGGTGAATTCCAGCGAGCCCTTGAGTTCAATCTGCAGCTGCTGAGTAACGGACATTACGTCGAAGAAGATCTGGCCCGTACGGGAGAGCTGCTCTGTCGCACAGGTACGGGAATGTCAGGCCTGCAGGGAACAAAACTCAACGATGCCGCCATCAGTCGCATCAGAGTCGGTTTTGAAAAATGCGAAGGTACGCGCCGCAAAGGCCCCGACGTTCGAGATCCGGTGTTGCAACCGGCCCTCTGA
- a CDS encoding NTP transferase domain-containing protein, with protein sequence MNGLAMIPCAGFGLRMGQLTADRPKPLLPVHGVPLLAYSLFLLHEWQIERCIINLHYRGDQIKEYLKDFPFFPIHFSEEKERILGTAGGIRYAMQTTPLQGQFLYMNPDTIFWPDRRPEAPAGSRDLFLYLCPKEPGNTERGFEPVVDSLADSLANHLSERFVPLRMGAGSFYYSGLSLLHTDAVSDIEPGAVAELRDTFQRYAAMPGDRLQGSLYSGLRYDCGNLEQFEALKKVDPVPAVWKDRWYSFLNRWPGACPS encoded by the coding sequence ATGAACGGGCTGGCCATGATTCCCTGTGCCGGCTTCGGCCTGCGCATGGGCCAGCTTACGGCCGATCGTCCCAAACCGCTTCTTCCGGTTCACGGCGTACCGCTTCTTGCCTATTCGCTTTTTCTTCTGCATGAATGGCAGATCGAACGATGCATCATCAACCTGCATTATCGCGGCGACCAGATCAAAGAATACCTGAAAGACTTTCCGTTCTTCCCGATACACTTCAGCGAAGAGAAAGAACGCATTCTTGGAACGGCTGGCGGCATCCGCTATGCCATGCAGACGACGCCGCTTCAGGGGCAATTCCTGTACATGAACCCCGATACGATCTTCTGGCCCGATCGCCGGCCCGAAGCTCCGGCCGGGTCCAGAGACCTCTTTCTTTATCTATGCCCGAAAGAACCCGGCAACACGGAGCGCGGGTTCGAGCCTGTCGTTGATAGTCTGGCAGATAGTCTGGCCAATCACCTTTCCGAACGTTTTGTGCCGCTGCGAATGGGCGCCGGAAGCTTCTACTACTCAGGCCTTTCGCTTCTTCATACCGATGCCGTCAGCGATATCGAGCCCGGCGCAGTGGCAGAGCTGCGCGACACGTTTCAACGATATGCGGCGATGCCTGGCGATCGCCTGCAGGGCTCTCTCTATTCGGGATTGCGGTATGACTGTGGCAATCTCGAACAATTTGAAGCCCTGAAAAAGGTTGATCCTGTACCGGCCGTGTGGAAAGATCGCTGGTATAGCTTCTTAAATCGGTGGCCGGGCGCCTGCCCGAGCTGA
- a CDS encoding aminoglycoside phosphotransferase family protein has protein sequence MQPFLSRNGFDFEKAAALADEGSARRYWRVQSAGGSAILCLDLPFQIESSDFVQIGRFLKKEGAAVPSIIDLDERGWLLLEDAGAESLDSLYRKDRQAGELAYTAAIDELARWHRLTAPNVVAGRFFDFDKLWWEMEFLFARLDRLSDRLHVDMRPSFELQMFLRSVCEHLGKSEPRVFTHRDFHARNIMIPDPSNPQRIVFIDFQDARMGLPWYDLSSLLYDPYSDLTMEQRRHWLDYYRSITDRRPGEDGNRYYLQALQRIFKALGSYLFLTFEKEKPFYVHSIEPALRRLEEIVLLGHFPDTVFLFVKDMRTLHLDALQDLAQRIASPA, from the coding sequence TTGCAGCCGTTTCTTTCGAGAAACGGCTTCGACTTCGAGAAGGCGGCGGCGCTTGCCGATGAAGGATCGGCCCGGCGCTACTGGCGTGTGCAATCCGCAGGCGGATCGGCGATTCTCTGCCTTGACCTTCCCTTTCAAATTGAGAGCTCTGATTTCGTTCAGATCGGTCGCTTCTTAAAAAAAGAAGGAGCGGCCGTTCCGTCTATCATCGATCTCGACGAGCGCGGATGGCTGCTTCTTGAAGATGCAGGCGCCGAATCGCTCGATTCGCTGTACCGCAAAGACCGCCAGGCCGGCGAGTTAGCCTATACGGCCGCCATCGACGAGCTGGCACGCTGGCATCGTTTGACGGCTCCAAATGTTGTGGCCGGCCGCTTCTTTGATTTCGACAAACTCTGGTGGGAGATGGAGTTCCTCTTTGCCCGCCTGGATCGCCTGAGTGATCGTTTGCACGTAGACATGCGGCCGTCGTTCGAGCTGCAGATGTTTCTGCGCAGCGTCTGCGAGCATCTCGGCAAATCCGAGCCGCGCGTCTTCACGCATCGCGACTTTCATGCGCGCAACATCATGATTCCCGATCCGTCGAATCCACAACGCATCGTCTTCATCGATTTTCAGGATGCGCGTATGGGGCTTCCCTGGTATGACCTCTCATCGCTGCTCTATGATCCGTACAGCGATCTGACGATGGAACAGCGACGGCACTGGCTCGACTATTATCGCTCCATTACGGATCGTCGTCCGGGCGAAGATGGAAACCGTTATTATCTACAGGCGCTTCAGCGCATCTTTAAGGCCCTTGGTAGCTATCTCTTTCTCACGTTTGAGAAAGAAAAGCCCTTCTATGTGCATAGCATCGAGCCCGCCCTGCGACGACTGGAAGAGATCGTGCTGCTCGGACATTTTCCCGATACGGTCTTTCTTTTTGTGAAGGATATGCGCACGCTTCATCTTGATGCACTGCAAGATCTGGCGCAGAGGATCGCTTCGCCGGCATGA